One Streptococcus gallolyticus subsp. gallolyticus DSM 16831 DNA window includes the following coding sequences:
- the scpB gene encoding SMC-Scp complex subunit ScpB has protein sequence MNYLAQIEALLFVAGEEGLSLRHLASMVNLTPTALQQQLEKLAQKYETDETSSLCLIETAGNYKIVTKEIFADLLREFAKAPVNQSLSRASLEVLSIIAYKQPITRIEVDDIRGVNSSSAISKLMALGLITEAGKKEVIGRPNLYATTDYFLDFMGINDLSELIDVSNIELVDEEMTLFDNSGLPEEG, from the coding sequence ATGAACTATTTAGCTCAGATTGAAGCCCTCCTTTTTGTGGCAGGTGAAGAGGGATTGAGCTTGCGACATTTGGCTAGTATGGTTAATTTAACACCGACAGCTCTCCAACAACAATTGGAAAAATTAGCCCAAAAATATGAAACAGATGAGACATCAAGTCTCTGTCTGATTGAAACCGCAGGTAATTATAAAATTGTAACGAAGGAAATCTTTGCTGACTTACTACGAGAGTTTGCTAAGGCACCTGTCAACCAAAGTTTATCACGTGCGAGTTTAGAAGTTCTATCTATTATTGCTTATAAGCAACCTATTACACGTATTGAAGTTGATGATATTCGTGGGGTGAATTCAAGCAGCGCTATTAGCAAACTAATGGCTTTGGGACTGATTACAGAAGCAGGGAAAAAAGAAGTCATTGGTCGTCCAAATCTATATGCGACAACTGATTATTTCTTAGATTTCATGGGCATTAACGACTTGAGTGAATTAATCGACGTTTCCAATATTGAGTTGGTCGATGAGGAAATGACCCTTTTTGATAATTCTGGCTTGCCTGAAGAAGGTTAG
- a CDS encoding pseudouridine synthase, translating into MRINKYIAHAGVASRRKAEELIKKGLVTINGKVVTELATTVKSGDVVEVEGSPIYNEEKVYYLLNKPRGVISSVSDEKGRKTVVDLLPNVTERIYPVGRLDWDTTGLLILTNDGDFTDEMIHPRNEIDKVYLARVKGIATKENLRPLTRGVVIDGKKTKPARYNIVKVDPEKNRSVVELTIHEGRNHQVKKMFESVGLLVDKLSRTQFGTLDLAGLRPGESRRLNKKEISQLHNLAVNKQK; encoded by the coding sequence ATGAGAATTAATAAATATATTGCCCATGCGGGAGTTGCTAGTCGTCGAAAAGCTGAGGAGCTTATCAAAAAAGGCTTGGTAACGATTAATGGTAAGGTGGTTACAGAACTAGCAACAACGGTCAAATCTGGCGATGTTGTTGAGGTTGAGGGCTCACCGATTTATAATGAGGAAAAGGTTTATTACCTTCTTAATAAGCCTCGTGGTGTCATTTCAAGTGTTTCAGATGAAAAAGGTCGTAAAACAGTTGTTGATTTGCTGCCAAATGTTACCGAACGCATTTATCCTGTTGGACGTTTGGACTGGGATACAACTGGGCTTTTGATTTTGACTAATGATGGCGATTTTACAGATGAAATGATTCACCCACGTAATGAAATTGACAAAGTCTATTTGGCGCGTGTTAAAGGCATTGCAACGAAGGAAAACTTGCGCCCATTGACACGTGGTGTGGTGATTGATGGTAAAAAGACAAAACCAGCACGCTACAATATTGTCAAAGTTGACCCTGAAAAAAATCGTTCAGTCGTTGAGTTAACTATCCACGAAGGACGCAATCACCAAGTCAAGAAAATGTTTGAATCTGTTGGACTTTTGGTGGATAAATTGTCTCGTACACAGTTTGGAACGCTTGATTTGGCAGGACTTCGTCCAGGCGAATCACGTCGTCTCAACAAAAAGGAAATCAGTCAATTGCATAATCTGGCTGTCAATAAACAAAAATGA
- the cbpB gene encoding cyclic-di-AMP-binding protein CbpB, with amino-acid sequence MIAKEFEEFLLSHLEHYLIPAEDLAIFIDTHNSDHAMLLLANNGYSRVPVITKDKKYVGTISIADIMSYQAKNQLTDWELAQTDIGKMVNTKMETISETSNLTDIMHLLVDYPFLPVLDKNDQFLGIITRKSILKAVNSLLHDFTDYYTITPKDD; translated from the coding sequence ATGATAGCAAAAGAATTTGAAGAGTTTCTTCTCAGTCATTTGGAACATTATTTGATTCCAGCAGAGGATTTAGCTATTTTTATTGATACTCATAATTCTGACCATGCCATGCTTTTATTAGCTAACAATGGTTATTCGCGTGTTCCAGTTATTACCAAAGATAAAAAATATGTTGGAACCATTAGTATTGCGGATATTATGTCTTATCAAGCTAAAAATCAGCTGACAGACTGGGAACTAGCTCAAACAGATATTGGTAAAATGGTAAATACTAAAATGGAAACGATTAGTGAAACGTCGAATTTGACGGATATCATGCACCTTTTGGTAGATTATCCATTTTTACCTGTTTTAGATAAAAATGACCAGTTTTTGGGCATTATCACTCGTAAATCGATTCTAAAGGCGGTGAATAGCCTTTTACACGATTTCACTGATTATTACACGATTACTCCGAAAGATGATTGA
- a CDS encoding segregation/condensation protein A, with the protein MDIKLKDFEGPLDLLLHLVSKYQMDIYDVPIVEVIEQYLAYISTLQAMKLEVAGEYMVMASQLMLIKSRKLLPKVVEAEPEENDPEQELLTQIEEYRRFKAISEELSAQHDERAKFYSKPKQELIFEDAVLTHDKTVMDLFLSFSHVMAEKQKELKNSNTVIERDDYRIEDMMTIIVERLNATKKLVLTTVFRECQTLPEMITIFLATLELIKVHEVEVEQEENFGDIVLRSVS; encoded by the coding sequence ATGGATATTAAGTTAAAAGATTTTGAAGGGCCTCTGGATTTGCTTTTGCACTTGGTTTCAAAATACCAAATGGATATTTATGATGTGCCAATTGTAGAAGTTATTGAGCAATATTTGGCTTATATTTCAACCTTGCAAGCCATGAAATTGGAAGTGGCTGGTGAATATATGGTTATGGCAAGTCAGCTGATGTTGATTAAAAGCCGTAAGCTTTTGCCAAAAGTTGTCGAGGCAGAGCCAGAAGAAAATGACCCTGAACAAGAATTGCTGACCCAAATTGAGGAATACCGCCGTTTTAAAGCGATTAGTGAGGAGCTGTCAGCGCAGCACGACGAACGTGCTAAATTCTATTCAAAACCAAAGCAAGAATTAATTTTTGAAGATGCTGTGTTAACACACGATAAGACGGTCATGGATTTGTTCTTATCGTTTTCGCATGTCATGGCTGAAAAACAAAAAGAATTAAAAAATAGCAATACAGTTATCGAACGTGATGATTATCGCATTGAGGACATGATGACAATCATTGTGGAGCGTCTTAATGCGACAAAAAAACTAGTGTTGACAACCGTTTTTCGTGAATGCCAGACACTTCCTGAAATGATTACCATTTTTTTGGCAACTTTGGAATTAATCAAAGTTCACGAAGTTGAGGTTGAACAAGAAGAAAATTTTGGTGACATTGTTTTACGAAGTGTTAGCTAA
- a CDS encoding metallophosphoesterase has translation MANKTIIVMSDSHGDREIINDIKTKYQGEVDAIFHNGDSELPSSDTIWEGIKVVRGNCDYDNGYPERLITYLGDVVVAQTHGHLYNINFTWDRLDLFAQEADADICLYGHLHRPAAWRNGKTIFINPGSVLQPRGDVKEKLYAKVDITDDKIKVNYYTRNHDLFPALSKEFDR, from the coding sequence ATGGCAAACAAAACAATAATTGTAATGAGTGACTCTCATGGCGACCGTGAGATTATCAATGATATTAAGACAAAATACCAAGGGGAAGTAGATGCTATTTTCCACAATGGTGATTCTGAATTGCCAAGTTCGGACACGATTTGGGAAGGTATCAAGGTGGTTCGTGGCAACTGCGATTATGACAATGGTTATCCTGAAAGATTAATCACTTATCTCGGTGATGTTGTTGTGGCACAAACACACGGTCATCTTTATAATATTAATTTTACGTGGGATAGATTGGATTTATTTGCCCAAGAAGCGGATGCTGATATTTGCCTTTATGGTCATCTACATCGTCCAGCAGCTTGGCGCAATGGTAAAACAATCTTTATCAACCCAGGTAGTGTTTTACAACCACGTGGTGATGTGAAAGAAAAACTCTATGCCAAAGTTGACATTACTGATGATAAGATTAAGGTAAATTATTACACACGTAATCACGACCTTTTCCCTGCACTTTCTAAGGAATTTGACAGATGA
- the trkA gene encoding Trk system potassium transporter TrkA encodes MKIIVVGGGKVGTALCRSLVEEKHDVVLIEEKESVLKNITKRQDIMGIVGNGANFKILEQADVSNCDIFIALTAKDEVNMISAVLAKKMGAKETVVRVRNPEYSNAYFKDKDFLGFSLVVNPELLTARYIANSVDFPNALSVEHFVNGRVMLMEFMIADGSKLCQMTLSQFRKKFGNIVICAIERQGKLIIPDGDAVLKTGDKIFVTGNRVEMILFHNFVKTKIIKNLMIIGAGRIAYYLLNILKHTRINLKVIENNQERAELFSQEFPDVHVVQGDGTAKSVLLEESVENFDAVATLTGVDEENIITSMFLETLGVQKNITKVNRTSLLEIIDTSQFSSIVTPKSIAVDTMMHFIRGRVNAQDSNLDAMHHIANGRIESLQFEIRESNKMAGKSLSSLKFRDNILIAAIIRKGKTIYPTGEDVLQVGDKIVVVTFLKNITRIYDLLAR; translated from the coding sequence ATGAAAATAATTGTTGTCGGCGGAGGTAAGGTTGGTACCGCACTTTGTCGCTCTCTTGTTGAAGAAAAACACGATGTTGTCTTAATTGAAGAGAAAGAATCCGTTTTAAAAAACATCACCAAACGTCAAGATATTATGGGGATTGTTGGTAACGGAGCCAATTTTAAAATTCTCGAACAAGCAGATGTTAGCAACTGTGATATCTTTATCGCCCTAACTGCCAAAGATGAAGTCAATATGATTTCAGCTGTTTTGGCTAAAAAAATGGGAGCTAAAGAAACCGTTGTTCGTGTGCGCAATCCAGAATACTCTAACGCCTATTTTAAAGATAAAGACTTTCTTGGTTTTTCACTTGTTGTCAATCCAGAGTTGCTAACAGCTCGCTACATTGCCAACTCAGTTGATTTTCCAAATGCACTTTCCGTAGAACACTTTGTCAACGGTCGCGTCATGTTAATGGAATTTATGATTGCTGACGGCAGTAAGCTTTGTCAAATGACACTTAGCCAATTCCGAAAGAAATTTGGCAATATTGTCATCTGTGCCATTGAACGCCAAGGTAAGCTGATTATTCCAGATGGTGATGCCGTTCTCAAAACGGGAGATAAGATTTTTGTCACAGGAAATCGTGTGGAAATGATTCTCTTCCACAACTTTGTCAAAACCAAAATCATTAAAAATCTGATGATTATCGGCGCAGGACGAATCGCATACTATCTCCTCAACATCTTAAAACATACAAGAATCAATCTTAAAGTGATTGAAAACAATCAGGAACGTGCTGAACTGTTTAGCCAAGAGTTTCCTGATGTCCATGTTGTTCAAGGTGATGGTACTGCCAAAAGTGTGTTATTGGAAGAAAGCGTTGAAAACTTTGATGCTGTTGCTACCTTGACAGGGGTTGACGAAGAAAATATTATCACTTCAATGTTCCTTGAGACCTTGGGAGTGCAAAAAAATATTACCAAAGTCAACCGTACAAGTTTGCTTGAGATTATTGATACCAGTCAATTCTCAAGTATTGTCACACCAAAAAGTATCGCTGTTGATACCATGATGCACTTCATTCGCGGACGTGTTAATGCACAAGATTCAAACCTTGATGCCATGCACCACATTGCCAACGGACGCATTGAATCCTTGCAATTTGAAATTCGTGAATCCAATAAAATGGCTGGTAAGAGCCTATCGTCATTGAAATTCAGAGATAATATTTTGATTGCTGCCATCATCCGCAAAGGAAAAACAATCTATCCTACAGGTGAAGATGTTCTACAAGTTGGTGATAAAATTGTCGTTGTTACCTTCTTGAAAAACATCACACGCATTTATGATTTGTTAGCGAGGTAA
- a CDS encoding TrkH family potassium uptake protein, protein MNRSMVRYLLSKLLLIEAALLLVPMLVAIIYSEPLRVLNSIGITIGILLILGLLGSAFKPKNYHIYTKEGLLIVALCWILWSFFGALPFVLSGQIPSIIDAFFEMSSGFTTTGATILPDVSVLTHSLLFWRSFAHLIGGMGVLVFALAIMENSKNSHLEVMRAEVPGPVFGKVVSKLKETAQILYIIYLTMFVVLAIILKIAGMPIYDSIVTAMGCAGTGGFAVYNDSIAHYNSSLITNIVSVAVLLFGINFNLYYFLLLRKFKAFFKDEELRTYIGIIVIATALIWLNVGGLYASAGKGLENALFEVANVITTTGFGITDLTVWPLFSQVILLILMVIGGSAGSTAGGLKVMRALILTKISRNQVLSTLYPNRIMTLHVNHQPLDKETQRGVLKYFSLYITLLVGLILILSLDSNNFMVVVSAAASTFNNIGPMLGTSDTFAIFSPFSKLIMSFAMIAGRLEIYPMLLLFIPRTWSKY, encoded by the coding sequence ATGAATAGAAGTATGGTTCGTTACCTCCTTTCAAAATTACTCTTAATTGAAGCGGCGCTTCTACTTGTACCAATGTTGGTCGCCATTATTTATAGTGAGCCATTGCGTGTGCTCAACAGTATTGGCATTACAATTGGTATCCTTCTTATTCTTGGTTTGCTGGGTTCTGCTTTCAAGCCTAAAAATTACCACATTTATACCAAGGAAGGGTTATTGATTGTCGCTCTTTGTTGGATACTCTGGTCTTTCTTCGGAGCACTGCCTTTTGTCTTATCTGGGCAAATTCCAAGCATCATCGATGCCTTCTTTGAAATGAGCTCAGGATTTACAACAACGGGAGCAACCATTTTACCTGATGTCAGCGTCTTAACGCACTCACTTCTTTTTTGGCGAAGTTTCGCCCACTTAATCGGTGGTATGGGAGTGCTTGTTTTCGCGCTAGCCATTATGGAAAATAGTAAAAATAGCCACCTCGAAGTCATGCGAGCTGAAGTCCCTGGACCTGTTTTTGGTAAAGTGGTTTCCAAATTAAAAGAAACGGCACAGATTTTATACATTATTTACCTGACAATGTTCGTTGTACTTGCTATTATTTTAAAAATAGCCGGCATGCCAATATATGATAGTATCGTTACAGCCATGGGCTGTGCAGGTACTGGTGGCTTCGCTGTTTATAATGATTCGATTGCTCACTATAACAGCTCACTCATTACCAATATTGTCTCTGTTGCTGTTCTTCTTTTCGGAATCAACTTCAACTTGTATTATTTCCTACTCCTTCGTAAATTCAAAGCATTCTTTAAAGATGAAGAACTAAGAACATATATCGGCATCATTGTCATTGCTACGGCGCTTATTTGGCTCAATGTTGGTGGGCTATATGCAAGTGCTGGTAAAGGATTGGAAAATGCACTATTTGAAGTTGCTAATGTAATTACGACAACAGGATTCGGAATTACTGATTTAACCGTCTGGCCGCTCTTTTCTCAAGTTATCTTGCTCATTCTGATGGTTATCGGTGGGTCGGCTGGTTCTACAGCTGGTGGGCTCAAAGTTATGCGAGCATTGATTTTAACCAAAATCTCAAGAAATCAAGTTTTATCAACGCTTTACCCTAATCGCATTATGACTCTCCATGTCAATCATCAACCACTTGACAAAGAAACGCAACGTGGTGTCTTGAAGTATTTTTCACTCTACATCACACTGTTGGTTGGACTCATTTTAATCTTATCGTTAGATAGTAATAACTTTATGGTCGTTGTCAGCGCTGCTGCTTCAACCTTCAATAATATCGGACCAATGCTTGGTACTAGTGACACATTTGCTATCTTTAGCCCATTTTCAAAATTAATCATGTCTTTTGCTATGATTGCCGGGCGTTTGGAAATTTACCCAATGTTACTACTCTTCATTCCAAGAACTTGGTCAAAATATTAA
- the xerD gene encoding site-specific tyrosine recombinase XerD — protein MIDFIQDFIDSKPLSENTKNAYFYDLQQFVEAIDGKVSKEKLALYEHSLSPLKASAKKRKISAVNQFLYFLYETDRLDHFYKLSNKEKITTKSVELALLDYRSFYQETNCQIGQLIALLMIELGLSPSDIQQLKVADFDLTFAVLRVQRAGLVRVLELPEKLLPYVAAGSSENQLYLFDNQGKTYSRQWFFNQLKSFLATLDLDYLSAQAIRQQYILHQKAAGKSILEVSRNLGLKSPVTLEKFYK, from the coding sequence ATGATTGATTTTATCCAAGATTTTATTGATAGCAAGCCCTTATCTGAAAATACAAAGAATGCCTATTTTTACGATTTGCAACAATTCGTTGAAGCTATTGATGGCAAAGTTAGCAAAGAAAAGCTGGCATTGTATGAACACTCTTTGTCACCTTTAAAAGCTTCGGCTAAAAAACGAAAAATTTCAGCGGTCAATCAGTTTCTGTATTTCTTATACGAAACAGACCGACTGGACCATTTTTACAAGTTGAGTAATAAAGAGAAAATAACAACAAAATCAGTTGAACTGGCGCTTTTGGATTATCGTTCTTTTTATCAGGAAACGAATTGTCAAATAGGGCAGCTAATTGCGCTTTTGATGATTGAGCTTGGTTTATCACCAAGTGACATTCAACAGTTAAAAGTTGCTGATTTTGATTTGACTTTTGCTGTTTTGCGCGTGCAAAGAGCTGGTTTAGTGAGGGTTTTAGAGCTTCCTGAAAAATTATTGCCTTATGTGGCAGCAGGTTCTTCAGAGAATCAGCTTTATCTTTTTGACAATCAAGGGAAAACTTATTCACGTCAATGGTTTTTCAATCAACTAAAATCATTTTTAGCAACCTTGGATTTAGATTACTTATCTGCGCAGGCAATTCGCCAGCAATACATTTTGCATCAAAAAGCAGCAGGTAAATCAATATTGGAGGTTAGTCGTAATCTGGGCCTTAAAAGTCCAGTGACTTTAGAGAAATTTTATAAATAA
- the yidD gene encoding membrane protein insertion efficiency factor YidD, which produces MMKKSLIALVKWYQKRISPMSPPSCRYRPTCSNYMIGAIEKHGLKGILMGIARILRCHPFVTGGDDPVPDYFTLRRNKDFRTKKEEG; this is translated from the coding sequence ATGATGAAAAAAAGTCTTATTGCTCTTGTGAAATGGTATCAAAAACGGATTTCACCCATGTCACCGCCGTCATGTCGCTATCGCCCAACGTGTTCTAATTACATGATTGGCGCGATTGAAAAGCATGGTTTAAAAGGTATTTTAATGGGAATTGCACGTATTCTACGTTGTCATCCATTTGTGACAGGTGGCGATGACCCAGTTCCAGACTATTTTACGCTTCGACGCAATAAAGATTTTCGCACAAAGAAAGAGGAAGGCTAA